The Porites lutea chromosome 4, jaPorLute2.1, whole genome shotgun sequence genome contains a region encoding:
- the LOC140934315 gene encoding uncharacterized protein encodes MLIFIFVCKRHEVTHHRIVWEQYEAGKERDVMGFYHCRMSYGLVFSTKSTRNRHESTAHSGTTVQTEQDQQDGAGKEGAKGDFLFNYHQAKLTFGLILFEFDDAIKEGDGDRLHDFYRFGLLLFKAYGKIKYAYVILLYLAKIKAILLESDAHDLKWNRTFNKRCFPGMNIPLDLRTEQYNRDVKCMWKALCTNIDEDSAARVANTVEPMENIYDSIRIDCGLPEIRGYRSGGNPVGRSSSISQVHAFNVTDSYYRMTRKLN; translated from the exons AtgttgatatttatttttgtttgtaaaagGCATGAAGTTACGCACCATCGCATTGTTTGGGAACAGTATGAGGCAGGGAAAGAAAGGGATGTTATGGGATTTTACCACTGTAGAATGTCATATGGCCTGGTCTTCTCAACAAAATCCACCAGAAACAG ACATGAAAGCACAGCACATTCAGGCACCACTGTCCAGACAGAGCAAGATCAGCAAGATGGGGCAGGGAAAGAGGGAGCAAAGGGAGATTTCCTATTTAACTACCATCAGGCAAAGCTTACCTTTGGACTTATCTTGTTTGAGTTTGATGATGCTATTAAAGAAGGGGATGGTGATAGGCTCCATGATTTTTACAGGTTTGGCTTGCTTTTGTTCAAAGCATATGGCAAGATCAAATATGCTTATGTAATCTTGCTTTACTTGGCCAAAATTAAGGCGATATTGTTAGAATCAGATGCACATGATCTTAAATGGAACAGAACATTTAACAAACGTTGCTTTCCAGGAATGAACATTCCACTGGACTTGCGAACTGAGCAGTACAATCGTGATGTAAAATGCATGTGGAAGGCACTTTGTACCAATATTGATGAAGATTCAGCAGCAAGAGTAGCTAATACTGTTGAGCCAATGGAAAACATTTATGATTCAATAAGGATTGACTGTGGACTGCCAGAAATCCGAGGTTACAGGTCTGGAGGAAATCCTGTAGGTAGGAGTTCATCCATTTCACAAGTACATGCCTTTAATGTTACTGATTCTTATTACAGAATGACAAGGAAACTAAACTAG
- the LOC140934317 gene encoding uncharacterized protein, with protein MAACNVDFDNAVKYALNLLKSSDLVLKREQKEALRAVCVEKKDFQPAYTKLNLLGTFMPHTPILAMTATATAHYRNEIKRSLGMQNVLNVEENPDREDIFYEVHPRGNRGDEKLITIIEPLALEFKEKLLAMPLTIVYGSLETCGECYSYFEQELGPHQFYPAGSPSIFSNRLFAQYHAQYPE; from the exons ATGGCTGCCTGCAATGTGGACTTTGATAACGCAGTTAAGTACGCTTTAAATTTGCTCAAGTCCAGTgatttagttttaaaaagagAGCAGAAAGAAGCGTTACGTGCAGTTTGTGTGGAAAA GAAAGATTTTCAACCGGCGTATACCAAACTAAATCTTTTGGGCACTTTTATGCCCCACACACCAATTCTGGCCATGACAGCCACTGCCACAGCACATTACcggaatgaaataaaaagaagtCTAGGGATGCAGAATGTTTTAAATGTGGAAGAAAACCCAGACAGGGAAGATATATTTTATGAAGTCCATCCACGAGGTAACCGGGGCGATGAGAAATTGATTACAATCATAGAGCCCTTGGCCTTAGAGTTCAAGGAAAAATTACTTGCAATGCCTCTCACCATTGTCTATGGCAGTCTTGAAACTTGTGGTGAATGCTATAGCTACTTTGAACAGGAGCTTGGTCCACATCAGTTTTATCCAGCTGGGTCTCCTTCAATTTTTAGTAATCGACTTTTTGCACAATACCATGCCCAGTACCCTGAATAG